One window of the Anopheles cruzii chromosome 2, idAnoCruzAS_RS32_06, whole genome shotgun sequence genome contains the following:
- the LOC128277381 gene encoding UV excision repair protein RAD23 homolog B-like, translating into MNAIAGAELLPEIQKLSHHGTVMEDHNSLSYYNFSGEQFCVKFTKKTLRRPAQSVIPNPGPSEQTEPVKQAIASVEQNTADATAENATETGETSKGASSSSPASSESVGGPLAFLRDDPVFTYLKRTLQEDPSMLPVSMKKIQCLNRDLMRKVTENPENFLKLINDTSEPSLENRGSQGIAATMGNNLSLSDVDAIIRLKELEYPDHLVIQAYIAGERDKYKAADFLVSQTLDDDD; encoded by the coding sequence ATGAATGCTATTGCCGGTGCTGAGCTTCTACCGGAAATTCAAAAACTAAGCCATCACGGCACAGTGATGGAAGATCATAACTCACTCAGCTACTACAACTTTTCTGGCGAGCAGTTCTGCGTaaagtttacaaaaaaaaccttaagGCGCCCTGCGCAGTCTGTCATACCTAACCCAGGACCGAGCGAGCAGACGGAACCTGTCAAGCAAGCCATCGCATCAGTAGAACAGAATACAGCGGATGCTACGGCAGAAAATGCGACCGAAACTGGAGAGACCTCCAAAGGAGCATCTTCGTCCTCGCCGGCATCGTCTGAGTCGGTTGGTGGTCCGCTCGCGTTCCTGCGCGATGACCCCGTCTTCACTTACCTGAAGCGTACGCTGCAAGAGGACCCATCAATGTTGCCGGTGTCGATGAAGAAAATCCAATGCCTCAACCGAGATCTTATGCGCAAGGTCACCGAAAACCCGGAGAATTTTCTCAAACTAATCAATGACACATCGGAGCCATCTCTAGAGAACAGAGGATCACAAGGCATCGCCGCCACAATGGGTAACAACCTGTCGCTATCTGACGTGGACGCTATTATTCGTTTGAAGGAACTGGAATATCCTGACCATCTTGTTATCCAGGCGTACATTGCGGGCGAACGCGACAAATATAAGGCGGCCGACTTTCTCGTCTCGCAgacactcgacgacgacgattag